In one Plutella xylostella chromosome 20, ilPluXylo3.1, whole genome shotgun sequence genomic region, the following are encoded:
- the LOC105380966 gene encoding tubulin beta-1 chain: MREIVHIQAGQCGNQIGAKFWEIISDEHGIDPTGAYHGDSDLQLERINVYYNEASGGKYVPRAILVDLEPGTMDSVRSGPFGQIFRPDNFVFGQSGAGNNWAKGHYTEGAELVDSVLDVVRKEAESCDCLQGFQLTHSLGGGTGSGMGTLLISKIREEYPDRIMNTYSVVPSPKVSDTVVEPYNATLSVHQLVENTDETYCIDNEALYDICFRTLKLSTPTYGDLNHLVSLTMSGVTTCLRFPGQLNADLRKLAVNMVPFPRLHFFMPGFAPLTSRGSQQYRALTVPELTQQMFDAKNMMAACDPRHGRYLTVAAIFRGRMSMKEVDEQMLNIQNKNSSYFVEWIPNNVKTAVCDIPPRGLKMAATFIGNSTAIQELFKRISEQFTAMFRRKAFLHWYTGEGMDEMEFTEAESNMNDLVSEYQQYQEATADEDAEFDEEQEQEIEDN; encoded by the coding sequence TTCTGGGAAATCATCTCCGACGAGCACGGCATCGACCCCACCGGCGCCTACCATGGCGACTCAGACCTGCAGCTGGAGCGCATCAACGTCTACTACAATGAGGCCTCCGGCGGCAAGTACGTGCCCCGCGCCATCCTGGTGGACCTGGAGCCCGGCACCATGGACTCTGTCCGCTCCGGACCTTTCGGACAAATCTTCCGTCCGGACAACTTCGTGTTCGGACAGTCCGGCGCCGGCAACAACTGGGCCAAGGGTCACTACACCGAGGGCGCCGAGCTCGTAGACTCAGTGCTCGATGTCGTACGCAAAGAGGCCGAGTCCTGCGACTGCCTGCAGGGATTCCAGCTCACACACTCGCTCGGAGGCGGTACCGGCTCTGGAATGGGAACACTCCTTATCTCCAAAATCCGTGAAGAATACCCCGACAGAATCATGAACACATACTCCGTAGTACCCTCACCTAAAGTTTCCGACACAGTAGTAGAACCTTACAACGCCACTCTCTCAGTCCACCAGCTAGTCGAAAACACAGACGAAACCTACTGTATAGACAACGAAGCTCTCTATGACATCTGCTTCCGCACGCTCAAACTGTCCACACCCACGTACGGAGACCTCAACCACCTCGTGTCGCTCACCATGTCCGGTGTCACCACCTGCCTGCGGTTCCCCGGTCAGCTGAACGCTGATCTCCGCAAGCTGGCCGTCAACATGGTTCCCTTCCCGCGTCTCCACTTCTTCATGCCCGGGTTCGCGCCGCTCACGTCCCGCGGCAGCCAGCAGTACCGCGCGCTGACCGTGCCCGAGCTCACCCAGCAGATGTTCGACGCCAAGAACATGATGGCGGCTTGCGACCCGCGCCACGGCCGCTACCTCACCGTGGCCGCCATCTTCCGCGGACGCATGTCCATGAAGGAGGTCGACGAGCAGATGCTCAACATCCAGAACAAGAACTCGTCATACTTCGTCGAATGGATCCCGAACAACGTGAAGACCGCCGTGTGTGACATTCCCCCCCGTGGCCTCAAGATGGCCGCCACCTTCATCGGCAACTCCACCGCCATCCAGGAGCTGTTCAAGCGCATCTCGGAGCAGTTCACCGCTATGTTCAGGCGCAAGGCTTTCTTGCATTGGTACACGGGCGAGGGCATGGACGAGATGGAGTTCACTGAGGCGGAGAGCAACATGAACGACCTGGTGTCGGAGTACCAGCAGTACCAGGAGGCCACGGCCGACGAGGACGCCGAGTTCGACGAGGAGCAGGAGCAGGAGATCGAAGACAACTAG